From the Sebastes fasciatus isolate fSebFas1 chromosome 3, fSebFas1.pri, whole genome shotgun sequence genome, one window contains:
- the spred2a gene encoding sprouty-related, EVH1 domain-containing protein 2 isoform X2, whose amino-acid sequence MSEYKSDSYIVRVKAVVMTRDDSSGGWLAQDGCLSRVGVCRLLPSELLGRNTFLIHGERLKDKQVILECFLKKDLVYTKATPTFHHWKVDNRKCGLTFQSPSDARAFDRGVRKALEDLTEGSTTSSSTLQNEAELGDDDVFTTATDSSSNSSQKREPAMHTLAPHNFCEARRHHCILGHFYEHHRPSDHYFLDQAVHMFPRHVSFQVEEDEIVRINPRERTWLTGYEDYRHANSTRDKLTQPDNLVDAYVHFAKSEQPKHDYTYPYPLSCDVQRGCNGKPGCLELGSGHRAVVTVQPRALQPKGKRRKEDGERSRCVYCQDMFNHEDNGRGRCQEAPDPIQTCIRRVSFMWCADSLLYHCMSDPEGDYSDPCSCDTSDERFCLRWTALVGLSLLAPCMCCYAPLRACYRCGVACRCCGGKHKAVG is encoded by the exons ATGTCCGAGTACAAAAG TGACAGCTACATTGTGCGCGTCAAAGCGGTGGTGATGACCAGAGACGATTCGAGTGGCGGCTGGTTGGCGCAGGACGGCTGCCTGAGCAGAGTGGGCGTGTGCAGGCTGCTGCCGAGCGAACTGCTGGGACGCAACACCTTCCTCATCCACGGAGAACGCCTCAAAGACAAGCAG GTGATTCTGgagtgtttcttaaagaaagaTCTGGTCTACACGAAGGCCACGCCGACGTTCCACCACTGGAAGGTGGACAACAGGAAGTGTGGTCTGACCTTCCAGAGCCCGTCCGACGCCAGAGCCTTTGACCGAGGGGTGAGGAAGGCCCTGGAGGACCTGACCGAAG GGTCGACCACGTCCTCATCGACGCTGCAGAACGAGGCGGAGCTCGGCGATGATGACGTCTTCACG ACGGCCACCGACAGCTCGTCCAACTCGTCCCAGAAGAGAGAGCCAGCGATGCACACGCTGGCCCCGCACAACTTCTGCGAGGCCCGTCGGCACCATTGCATCCTGGGACATTTCTACGAGCACCACCGGCCCTCTGATCACTACTTCCTGGACCAG GCGGTGCACATGTTCCCTCGTCACGTCAGCTTCCaggtggaggaggatgagaTCGTACGCATCAACCCCCGCGAGCGAACCTGGCTCACCGGCTACGAGGACTACCGTCACGCCAATTCCACACGTGACAAACTCACCCAGCCTGACAACCTCGTTGACGCCTACGTACACTTTGCCAAGAGCGAGCAGCCCAAACACGACTACACCTACCCGTACCCGCTGAGCTGCGACGTGCAGCGAGGCTGCAACGGCAAACCCGGTTGCCTGGAGCTGGGCAGCGGCCACAGAGCGGTGGTGACGGTGCAGCCGCGAGCCCTGCAACCCAAAGGCAAGAGGCGGAAGGAGGACGGCGAGCGTTCGCGCTGCGTTTACTGTCAGGACATGTTCAACCACGAGGACAACGGGCGGGGCCGCTGCCAGGAAGCCCCTGACCCCATTCAGACCTGCATCAGGCGAGTCAGCTTCATGTGGTGCGCGGACAGCCTGCTGTACCACTGCATGTCGGACCCGGAGGGGGATTACTCGGACCCGTGCTCCTGTGACACCAGCGACGAGCGCTTCTGCCTGCGCTGGACGGCGCTAGTGGGGCTGTCGCTGCTGGCACCCTGCATGTGCTGCTACGCCCCCCTCAGGGCGTGCTACCGCTGCGGCGTGGCCTGCCGCTGCTGTGGCGGGAAACACAAAGCTGTGGGCTGA
- the spred2a gene encoding sprouty-related, EVH1 domain-containing protein 2 isoform X1 gives MSEDTRPDDDSYIVRVKAVVMTRDDSSGGWLAQDGCLSRVGVCRLLPSELLGRNTFLIHGERLKDKQVILECFLKKDLVYTKATPTFHHWKVDNRKCGLTFQSPSDARAFDRGVRKALEDLTEGSTTSSSTLQNEAELGDDDVFTTATDSSSNSSQKREPAMHTLAPHNFCEARRHHCILGHFYEHHRPSDHYFLDQAVHMFPRHVSFQVEEDEIVRINPRERTWLTGYEDYRHANSTRDKLTQPDNLVDAYVHFAKSEQPKHDYTYPYPLSCDVQRGCNGKPGCLELGSGHRAVVTVQPRALQPKGKRRKEDGERSRCVYCQDMFNHEDNGRGRCQEAPDPIQTCIRRVSFMWCADSLLYHCMSDPEGDYSDPCSCDTSDERFCLRWTALVGLSLLAPCMCCYAPLRACYRCGVACRCCGGKHKAVG, from the exons TGACAGCTACATTGTGCGCGTCAAAGCGGTGGTGATGACCAGAGACGATTCGAGTGGCGGCTGGTTGGCGCAGGACGGCTGCCTGAGCAGAGTGGGCGTGTGCAGGCTGCTGCCGAGCGAACTGCTGGGACGCAACACCTTCCTCATCCACGGAGAACGCCTCAAAGACAAGCAG GTGATTCTGgagtgtttcttaaagaaagaTCTGGTCTACACGAAGGCCACGCCGACGTTCCACCACTGGAAGGTGGACAACAGGAAGTGTGGTCTGACCTTCCAGAGCCCGTCCGACGCCAGAGCCTTTGACCGAGGGGTGAGGAAGGCCCTGGAGGACCTGACCGAAG GGTCGACCACGTCCTCATCGACGCTGCAGAACGAGGCGGAGCTCGGCGATGATGACGTCTTCACG ACGGCCACCGACAGCTCGTCCAACTCGTCCCAGAAGAGAGAGCCAGCGATGCACACGCTGGCCCCGCACAACTTCTGCGAGGCCCGTCGGCACCATTGCATCCTGGGACATTTCTACGAGCACCACCGGCCCTCTGATCACTACTTCCTGGACCAG GCGGTGCACATGTTCCCTCGTCACGTCAGCTTCCaggtggaggaggatgagaTCGTACGCATCAACCCCCGCGAGCGAACCTGGCTCACCGGCTACGAGGACTACCGTCACGCCAATTCCACACGTGACAAACTCACCCAGCCTGACAACCTCGTTGACGCCTACGTACACTTTGCCAAGAGCGAGCAGCCCAAACACGACTACACCTACCCGTACCCGCTGAGCTGCGACGTGCAGCGAGGCTGCAACGGCAAACCCGGTTGCCTGGAGCTGGGCAGCGGCCACAGAGCGGTGGTGACGGTGCAGCCGCGAGCCCTGCAACCCAAAGGCAAGAGGCGGAAGGAGGACGGCGAGCGTTCGCGCTGCGTTTACTGTCAGGACATGTTCAACCACGAGGACAACGGGCGGGGCCGCTGCCAGGAAGCCCCTGACCCCATTCAGACCTGCATCAGGCGAGTCAGCTTCATGTGGTGCGCGGACAGCCTGCTGTACCACTGCATGTCGGACCCGGAGGGGGATTACTCGGACCCGTGCTCCTGTGACACCAGCGACGAGCGCTTCTGCCTGCGCTGGACGGCGCTAGTGGGGCTGTCGCTGCTGGCACCCTGCATGTGCTGCTACGCCCCCCTCAGGGCGTGCTACCGCTGCGGCGTGGCCTGCCGCTGCTGTGGCGGGAAACACAAAGCTGTGGGCTGA